In Camelina sativa cultivar DH55 chromosome 16, Cs, whole genome shotgun sequence, a single window of DNA contains:
- the LOC104750513 gene encoding E3 ubiquitin-protein ligase rnf8-A-like, with protein sequence MENVVATVSGYHGSERFKLIKLISHSGASYVGAMSRSITHLVCWRFEGKKYDLAKKFNTVVVVNHQWVEECVKEGRRVSETPYIFESGEEVGPLMMELPAVSGEAKVTKKVKRATETFDKYFNNGEESRRGSTSELATWMDSVLLKEKTTEANRQSVRLRTKRPSNIFEDKENTGVAESSGKGKRRLVQKRLCSNLIDLESDNSWLDNSDENRNKTQDTREPDDENVRECVFEPGETSALRHPGDSATQNWDVDEIEESENWSHSAVFKRPRSNSTERKLQEDGSNYNKTDSRREETEGTEKVPPAQVSCIICWTEFSSSRGILPCGHRFCYSCIQKWADRLVSERKKTTCPLCKSNFITITKIEDAGSSDQKIYSQTVPDLSSTNNTLVVLPEEEERRGFNALARASGCSKCFLTEPEELLIRCHLCNFRRIHSYCLDPYLLPWTCKHCNDLQMMYQRRNY encoded by the exons ATGGAAAATGTGGTCGCAACTGTGAGTGGTTACCATGGATCTGAGAGGTTCAAGCTCATCAAGCTTATCTCTCATTCTGGAGCAAGTTATGTTGGGGCAATGTCAAGATCCATTACGCATTTG GTATGTTGGAGATTCGAGGGGAAAAAGTATGATCTTGCAAAGAAGTTCAatacagtagtagtagtaaatcATCAATGGGTGGAAGAATGTGTAAAGGAAGGGAGACGAGTTTCCGAGACTCCTTATATCTTTGAAAG TGGGGAAGAGGTTGGACCTTTGATGATGGAACTTCCCGCGGTTTCAGGGGAAGCTAAAGTCACTAAGAAAGTGAAGAGGGCTACTGAAACTTTTGATAAATACTTTAATAATGGTGAAGAAAGCAGGAGGGGATCCACTTCTGAGCTTGCCACTTGGATGGATTCTGTCTTGTTGAAAGAG AAAACTACAGAAGCAAACAGACAGTCAGTGCGATTAAGAACAAAGAGGCCGAGTAATATTTTTGAAGACAAGGAAAACACTGGCGTGGCTGAATCTTCAGGGAAAGGAAAGAGGCGGTTAGTACAGAAACGCTTGTGCAGCAACCTTATCGACCTTGAATCTGATAATAGTTGGCTTGACAATTCTGACGAGAACCGAAATAAGACTCAGGATACTAGAGAGCCTGATGATGAAAATGTGAGGGAGTGTGTTTTCGAACCAGGAGAAACATCAGCTCTTCGGCATCCTGGAGACTCTGCAACACAAAACTGGGACGTGGATGAAATAGAGGAGTCTGAAAATTGGAGTCATTCAGCTGTTTTTAAACGTCCGAGATCAAATAGTACAGAGAGAAAACTGCAAGAGGATGGGTCAAACTACAACAAAACTGAttcaagaagagaagagacagaAGGAACTGAGAAGGTTCCTCCTGCACAGGTTTCTTGTATCATATGCTGGACCGAGTTCAGTTCCAGTAGAGGCATTCTCCCTTGCGGCCATAGGTTTTGTTATTCGTGCATCCAGAAATGGGCAGACCGTTTG GTTtcagagaggaagaagacaacatGTCCATTATGCAAATCCAATTTCATCACCATCACAAAAATAGAAGACGCTGGATCATCTGACCAGAAGATATATTCACAAACAGTCCCTGACCTATCTTCAACAAATAACACTCTTGTAGTACtccctgaagaagaagaaagacgaggCTTCAATGCACTG GCTCGAGCTTCAGGTTGCAGCAAATGCTTCTTGACTGAGCCGGAAGAGCTTCTCATAAGATGTCACCTCTGCAATTTCCGGCGCATCCACTCTTATTGTTTAGACCCTTACCTGCTTCCTTGGACCTGCAAGCATTGCAATGATCTTCAGATGATGTACCAGCGTCGtaactattaa
- the LOC104750515 gene encoding uncharacterized protein LOC104750515 isoform X1 encodes MAASSGSGLEAVDGEMCIDMEEDMDLTEDDFRNVSGQFSGETSRVEIKDAVNVSVETVKVDVSSKSGVKRSRTTFDEQQPSVHVTYKHLTRSSKQKLESLLQQWSEWEAEQNSLSEDQEQQVLESGDETYFPALRVGLQKTSSVSFWFDYQNGDNSSKKLVPVESSTTPLYNRGFTIGLDSAAGSNNLEGGLEIIDDPPRCFNCGAYSHSIRECPKPFDRVAVSNARRQHKSKRNQNPGIRLPSRYYESPQVSKYDGLKPGSLDPETRQLLGLKELDPPPWLHRMREIGYPPGYFAVEEDHLSGITIFGEEETKKEEEEVKIEDGEILENANPPEPRKIMTVGFPGINAPIPENADSWLWEQRNNTAHSYYHDHRRPQDYRDQTGPPGVALSSSYPPRYGIRYDHGFVSGLRSPGSEISESERVKSYHYSFYDPNFK; translated from the exons ATGGCAGCTTCAAGCGGCTCTGGTTTGGAAG CTGTGGATGGGGAGATGTGTATAGACATGGAGGAAGACATGGATCTAACGGAAGATGATTTCAGAAATGTGTCTGGCCAGTTTTCAGGGGAAACATCGAGAGTGGAAATTAAGGATGCTGTCAATGTGAGTGTTGAAACCGTGAAAGTGGATGTTAGTT CTAAATCTGGTGTTAAAAGATCCAGAACAACCTTCGACGAACAGCAACCTTCAGTCCATGTTACTTATAAACACTTAACAAG ATCTAGTAAGCAGAAGCTGGAAAGTTTATTACAGCAATGGTCAGAATGGGAGGCAGAACAAAATTCTTTGTCCGAG GATCAAGAACAACAAGTACTAGAATCTGGTGATGAGACATATTTTCCTGCTTTGCGTGTGGGATTGCAGAAGACATCATCTGTT TCATTTTGGTTCGACTACCAAAATGGTGACAATTCTTCGAAGAAGTTAGTTCCTGTGGAAAGTAGCACCACCCCTCTTTATAACCGTGGATTTACAATTGGTTTAGATTCAGCCGCTGGTTCAAATAACTTGGAAGG AGGCTTGGAGATTATTGATGACCCTCCACGCTGCTTCAATTGCGGCGCATACAGTCATTCCATAAGAGAATGTCCAAAGCCTTTTGATCGAGTAGCAGTTAGTAATGCTCGGAGGCAacataaaagcaaaagaaatcaGAATCCTGGAATCCGTCTACCGTCCCGATATTATGAGAGCCCTCAAGTTagtaaatatgatggcttgaagcCTGGCTCACTTGATCCAGAGACACGACAGCTTCTTGGTCTAAAG GAACTCGACCCTCCTCCATGGCTACACAGAATGCGAGAGATTGGATATCCACCAGGATATTTTG CTGTAGAAGAAGATCATCTCTCAGGAATCACTATATTTGGTGAGGAAGAGActaaaaaagaagaggaagaagttaaGATTGAGGACGGTGAAATCTTGGAAAATGCAAACCCTCCAGAGCCAAGAAAGATAATGACAGTTGGGTTTCCCGGGATTAACGCACCCATTCCAGAAAACGCAGATTCGTGGCTATGGGAACAGAGGAATAACACAGCACATAGTTATTATCATGATCACCGTCGACCACAGGACTATAGAGACCAGACAGGCCCTCCAGGTGTTGCACTGTCTTCGAGCTATCCTCCAAGGTATGGCATTAGATATGATCACGGGTTCGTTTCAGGTCTAAGAAGCCCGGGATCCGAAATATCGGAATCAGAAAGAGTTAAGAGCTATCATTACTCTTTCTATGATCCAAATTTCAAGTAG
- the LOC104750512 gene encoding protein FLX-like 2 isoform X2 yields MESNGRIHPSHHMRRPLPPGPGSIAHPEAFVGHGAMPPPSAAQGVYPSYNMLPPHEVMEQKFVAQHGELQRLAIENQRLGATHGSLRQELVAAQHELQMLQGQIGSMKSEREQRMRGLAEKVAKMETELQKSEAVKSELQQAHAEARRLVVAREELMSKVHQLTQELQKASSDVQQIPALMSELESLRQEYQQCRATYDYEKKFYNDHLESLQAMEKNYMTMAREVEKLQAQLMNSANSDRRAGGPYGSNINAEMDASGHQSGNGYYDDAYGHQG; encoded by the exons ATGGAAAGCAACGGAAGAATCCATCCATCTCATCATATGAGGCGTCCTCTACCTCCAGGTCCCGGCAGTATTGCGCATCCGGAGGCTTTTGTTGGTCACGGTGCTATGCCGCCGCCTTCAGCTGCTCAGGGTGTGTATCCTTCTTACAACATGTTGCCACCACATGAAGTTATGGAGCAAAAATTCGTGGCACAACACGGGGAACTGCAGAGGCTTGCTATAGAGAATCAGAGACTTGGTGCAACTCATGGTAGTTTAAGACAGGAGCTAGTTGCAGCGCAGCACGAATTGCAGATGTTGCAAGGGCAAATTGGGTCGATGAAGTCCGAGAGAGAGCAACGGATGAGGGGTCTTGCTGAGAAAGTTGCGAAAATGGAGACTGAGCTTCAGAAGTCTGAGGCTGTGAAGTCGGAGTTGCAACAAGCACATGCTGAGGCACGTAGATTGGTTGTGGCTAGGGAGGAGCTTATGTCTAAAGTGCATCAGTTGACTCAGGAACTTCAGAAAGCTAGTTCAGATGTTCAGCAGATACCTGCTCTGATGTCTGAACTTGAGAGTTTAAGACAGGAGTACCAGCAGTGCAG GGCAACATATGATTATGAGAAGAAATTTTACAACGACCATCTCGAGTCACTTCAGGCAATGGAGAAGAACTACATGACTATGGCTAGGGAAGTAGAAAAACTTCAAGCACAGTTAATGAACAGTGCAAATTCAGACAGAAGAGCCG GTGGCCCGTATGGTAGCAACATAAATGCTGAAATGGACGCTTCTGGGCATCAGAGTGGAAACGGTTACTATGACGATGCTTATGGTCATCAG GGATAG
- the LOC104750514 gene encoding F-box/LRR-repeat protein At1g67190-like, protein MDYLPVEVIGNILSRLGGARDVVIASATCRKWREAYRKHLQSLTFNSADWPFYRDLTTNRLEILITQTIFQTTGLQGLSIVMDDANKFSAGTVMAWLMYTRDTLRRLSYNVRTTPNVNILEICGRQKLEDLVLAHNSITGVEPSFQRFPCLRSLSLSYVSISALDLNLLLSACPLIESLELVSLEIAMSDAQVTIELSSPTLKSVYFDGISLDKFILEADSIEFLHMKDCVLELFELIGNGTLKHFKLDDVSVIHLDIMETSESLEVVDVNHFTMVWPKFYQMISRSQKLRKLRLWDVVFDDDDEIIDLESIAAGFSQLTHLSLSYDLKDGAAHYSLQGTTQLVNVTVLELGWTLINDVFSIWVEELLRRCPNLKKLIIYGVVSETKTQGDCQILATFTWSIVQLMRKYIHVEVQFEYE, encoded by the coding sequence ATGGACTATCTTCCTGTAGAAGTTATTGGAAACATACTCTCACGTCTCGGTGGAGCTCGAGACGTGGTGATTGCTTCCGCCACCTGTAGAAAATGGCGTGAAGCTTATCGTAAACACCTCCAGTCCCTTACTTTCAATTCCGCTGATTGGCCGTTTTATCGAGACCTCACAACCAACCGTCTCGAGATCCTTATAACTCAAACCATTTTCCAAACCACGGGGTTACAAGGTCTCTCCATTGTGATGGACGATGCTAACAAGTTCTCGGCTGGTACTGTTATGGCTTGGCTTATGTATACTAGGGACACGTTGCGTCGTTTGTCTTATAACGTTCGAACCACTCCTAATGTTAACATTCTTGAGATCTGTGGGAGGCAAAAGCTTGAGGATTTGGTTTTGGCTCACAACTCGATTACTGGTGTTGAACCTAGTTTTCAGAGGTTTCCTTGTTTGAGATCTCTTTCGTTGAGTTATGTTAGTATTTCGGCTTTGGATTTGAATCTTTTGCTTAGTGCTTGTCCGTTGATTGAGAGTTTGGAGCTTGTGAGTCTTGAGATTGCGATGTCGGATGCTCAAGTGACGATTGAACTTAGTAGCCCGACGCTGAAGAGTGTTTATTTCGATGGGATTAGTTTGGATAAGTTCATCTTGGAAGCTGATAGTATTGAGTTCTTGCATATGAAAGActgtgttcttgagctttttgaGCTTATAGGAAACGGGACTTTGAAGCATTTCAAGCTCGATGATGTTAGTGTGATTCATCTTGATATCATGGAAACTTCTGAAAGCCTTGAAGTTGTTGATGTTAATCACTTTACGATGGTTTGGCCAAAGTTTTATCAGATGATCTCAAGATCACAGAAACTTAGGAAACTCCGTCTGTGGGATGTGGTCtttgatgatgacgatgagaTTATCGATCTTGAGTCCATTGCTGCTGGTTTCTCTCAACTGACCCATCTTTCTTTAAGCTACGACCTGAAAGATGGAGCTGCTCATTACAGTTTGCAAGGGACGACTCAGTTGGTGAACGTGACTGTGCTGGAGCTCGGATGGACCTTGATCAATGATGTTTTCTCAATCTGGGTCGAGGAGTTGCTGAGAAGATGTCCGAATCTGAAGAAGCTGATCATTTATGGGGTTGTCTCAGAAACCAAAACACAAGGAGATTGTCAAATTCTGGCTACATTCACATGGTCCATTGTTCAACTCATGAGGAAATACATTCATGTCGAGGTACAATTCGAGTACGAGTAA
- the LOC104750512 gene encoding protein FLX-like 2 isoform X1, translated as MESNGRIHPSHHMRRPLPPGPGSIAHPEAFVGHGAMPPPSAAQGVYPSYNMLPPHEVMEQKFVAQHGELQRLAIENQRLGATHGSLRQELVAAQHELQMLQGQIGSMKSEREQRMRGLAEKVAKMETELQKSEAVKSELQQAHAEARRLVVAREELMSKVHQLTQELQKASSDVQQIPALMSELESLRQEYQQCRATYDYEKKFYNDHLESLQAMEKNYMTMAREVEKLQAQLMNSANSDRRAGGPYGSNINAEMDASGHQSGNGYYDDAYGHQVHSRIENPLDRFLNQLLVTQLDQIQLLLHLNTLIQE; from the exons ATGGAAAGCAACGGAAGAATCCATCCATCTCATCATATGAGGCGTCCTCTACCTCCAGGTCCCGGCAGTATTGCGCATCCGGAGGCTTTTGTTGGTCACGGTGCTATGCCGCCGCCTTCAGCTGCTCAGGGTGTGTATCCTTCTTACAACATGTTGCCACCACATGAAGTTATGGAGCAAAAATTCGTGGCACAACACGGGGAACTGCAGAGGCTTGCTATAGAGAATCAGAGACTTGGTGCAACTCATGGTAGTTTAAGACAGGAGCTAGTTGCAGCGCAGCACGAATTGCAGATGTTGCAAGGGCAAATTGGGTCGATGAAGTCCGAGAGAGAGCAACGGATGAGGGGTCTTGCTGAGAAAGTTGCGAAAATGGAGACTGAGCTTCAGAAGTCTGAGGCTGTGAAGTCGGAGTTGCAACAAGCACATGCTGAGGCACGTAGATTGGTTGTGGCTAGGGAGGAGCTTATGTCTAAAGTGCATCAGTTGACTCAGGAACTTCAGAAAGCTAGTTCAGATGTTCAGCAGATACCTGCTCTGATGTCTGAACTTGAGAGTTTAAGACAGGAGTACCAGCAGTGCAG GGCAACATATGATTATGAGAAGAAATTTTACAACGACCATCTCGAGTCACTTCAGGCAATGGAGAAGAACTACATGACTATGGCTAGGGAAGTAGAAAAACTTCAAGCACAGTTAATGAACAGTGCAAATTCAGACAGAAGAGCCG GTGGCCCGTATGGTAGCAACATAAATGCTGAAATGGACGCTTCTGGGCATCAGAGTGGAAACGGTTACTATGACGATGCTTATGGTCATCAGGTGCACTCGCGCATTGAGAATCCAct GGATAGATTCCTCAACCAGTTGCTGGTAACGCAACTGGACCAAATCCAGTTGTTGCTGCATCTCAATACCCTTATCCAGGAGTAA
- the LOC104750515 gene encoding uncharacterized protein LOC104750515 isoform X2 has protein sequence MAASSGSGLEGQKHDLSSDMEEDMDLTEDDFRNVSGQFSGETSRVEIKDAVNVSVETVKVDVSSKSGVKRSRTTFDEQQPSVHVTYKHLTRSSKQKLESLLQQWSEWEAEQNSLSEDQEQQVLESGDETYFPALRVGLQKTSSVSFWFDYQNGDNSSKKLVPVESSTTPLYNRGFTIGLDSAAGSNNLEGGLEIIDDPPRCFNCGAYSHSIRECPKPFDRVAVSNARRQHKSKRNQNPGIRLPSRYYESPQVSKYDGLKPGSLDPETRQLLGLKELDPPPWLHRMREIGYPPGYFAVEEDHLSGITIFGEEETKKEEEEVKIEDGEILENANPPEPRKIMTVGFPGINAPIPENADSWLWEQRNNTAHSYYHDHRRPQDYRDQTGPPGVALSSSYPPRYGIRYDHGFVSGLRSPGSEISESERVKSYHYSFYDPNFK, from the exons ATGGCAGCTTCAAGCGGCTCTGGTTTGGAAGGTCAGAAACATGACCTCAGTTCTG ACATGGAGGAAGACATGGATCTAACGGAAGATGATTTCAGAAATGTGTCTGGCCAGTTTTCAGGGGAAACATCGAGAGTGGAAATTAAGGATGCTGTCAATGTGAGTGTTGAAACCGTGAAAGTGGATGTTAGTT CTAAATCTGGTGTTAAAAGATCCAGAACAACCTTCGACGAACAGCAACCTTCAGTCCATGTTACTTATAAACACTTAACAAG ATCTAGTAAGCAGAAGCTGGAAAGTTTATTACAGCAATGGTCAGAATGGGAGGCAGAACAAAATTCTTTGTCCGAG GATCAAGAACAACAAGTACTAGAATCTGGTGATGAGACATATTTTCCTGCTTTGCGTGTGGGATTGCAGAAGACATCATCTGTT TCATTTTGGTTCGACTACCAAAATGGTGACAATTCTTCGAAGAAGTTAGTTCCTGTGGAAAGTAGCACCACCCCTCTTTATAACCGTGGATTTACAATTGGTTTAGATTCAGCCGCTGGTTCAAATAACTTGGAAGG AGGCTTGGAGATTATTGATGACCCTCCACGCTGCTTCAATTGCGGCGCATACAGTCATTCCATAAGAGAATGTCCAAAGCCTTTTGATCGAGTAGCAGTTAGTAATGCTCGGAGGCAacataaaagcaaaagaaatcaGAATCCTGGAATCCGTCTACCGTCCCGATATTATGAGAGCCCTCAAGTTagtaaatatgatggcttgaagcCTGGCTCACTTGATCCAGAGACACGACAGCTTCTTGGTCTAAAG GAACTCGACCCTCCTCCATGGCTACACAGAATGCGAGAGATTGGATATCCACCAGGATATTTTG CTGTAGAAGAAGATCATCTCTCAGGAATCACTATATTTGGTGAGGAAGAGActaaaaaagaagaggaagaagttaaGATTGAGGACGGTGAAATCTTGGAAAATGCAAACCCTCCAGAGCCAAGAAAGATAATGACAGTTGGGTTTCCCGGGATTAACGCACCCATTCCAGAAAACGCAGATTCGTGGCTATGGGAACAGAGGAATAACACAGCACATAGTTATTATCATGATCACCGTCGACCACAGGACTATAGAGACCAGACAGGCCCTCCAGGTGTTGCACTGTCTTCGAGCTATCCTCCAAGGTATGGCATTAGATATGATCACGGGTTCGTTTCAGGTCTAAGAAGCCCGGGATCCGAAATATCGGAATCAGAAAGAGTTAAGAGCTATCATTACTCTTTCTATGATCCAAATTTCAAGTAG